A stretch of DNA from Acidimicrobiales bacterium:
ATGGGCCCGGCGGGCAATGAAGGGACCTCACCTTGGGCCGAAGCCACCCAGGGTCGCCGGCTCTCACCCTCTTCACACCGGCTGTTCGGTTCGGCCATCGACCGGGCCCACTGACCGAGACTGACGTTAAGCCTCCGGCCCGTCCTTGGGAAGGGCCTTACTCAGCAGGCTCCTAGGCGCCGTCGACCTCCTCGAGCTCCTCTTCCTCCTCCCCGGCCAGGCACCAGGACGCGTGGTCGCGACCGGGCTCGGCGCCGCACTCGGCGCAGGGCTCGGCATCCAGCTCGTTGGACCGCTTGAGCGCACGCGCTTCCTCGAAGCGGCGGTGACGTCCCTTTTTCACAGGCGGCTCCCCGAACCGAACGAACGGCCTCCCGGACGACGGTCATTCTAGCGGTGGGAGGCCGGTAGCTTGACCCCGTGGCTCACCAATTCGACGTCCAGGCCATGATCGAGCGCTTCCGCCAGCGGGCCCAGGCGGTGCGGAACCGGGGCCTGCCGCCGATCGAGGGACCGGAGCGGCGCCGCTTCATGGAGCAGGCCCAGCTGGACTTCCAGGACTTCGCCATGCTGGGGGACGCCGAGGGTTCCCTCGACGAGGGGATCCTCACCCTGCGGGTGGACCTGCGCCCCCCTCCCCCGGATTGAGCGATTGAGCACCGAACCCCGGAGCGGGGGCTCCCGCTGGTGGCGGGAGGCGGTCTGCTACGAGGTCTACGTCCCCTCGTTCGGGCGGGGCCGCCCCCTCGGCGCCGACGCCGGCCTGCCCATGGCCGGGGGCCGTCCCGCGGGGGACCTGGAGGGGATCCGGGCCCACCTCGACCACCTGGCCTGGCTCGGGGCGGACGTGGTGTGGCTGACGCCGTTCTATCCCTCCCCCCTGGCCGACTTCGGCTACGACGTGGCGGACTACTGCGACGTCAACCCGCTGTTCGGGTCCCTGGCCGACTTCGACGCCCTGGTCGCGGGGGCGCATGACCGGGGCCTGCGGGTGATCGTCGACTGGGTGCCCAACCACTCCAGCTCCGCTCATCCCTGGTTCGTGGAGTCGCGCTCGTCGCGGCGCTCGCCGAAGCGGGACTGGTACGTCTGGCGGGACGGGGACCCGTCCCGGCCCCCGAACAACTGGACCGCCACCTTCGTCGGCGGGCCGGCGTGGACGTGGGACGAGGCCAGCGAGGCGTGGTACCTGCACCTGTTCCTCCCCGAGCAGCCCGACCTCAACTGGGCCAACCCCGAGGTGGAGGCGGCCATGACCGACGTGGTGCGGTTCTGGCTGGACCGCGGCGTCGACGGGTTCCGCATCGACGTCGTGCACGGGCTCGGCAAGGACCCCGCCTTCCCGGACGCCCCCGAGGACGTGGCCGCCGTCCCGTGGTCGGCCCAGAACGACCAGGAGAGCACCCACGGCATCCTCCGCCGCCTGCGCCAGGTGGTCGACTCCTACCCGGGTGAGCGGTTCCTCGTCGGCGAGGTGTTCCTGCTCTCGACGGCCAAGGTGGCCCGCTACTACGGGGACGACGACGAGCTGCACCTGGCGTTCAACTTCCCCCCGCTGTTCGCCCCGTGGGAGGAGGAGGCGTGGAAGCGGCGGATCGAGCGGGTCCAGGAGGAGCTGGAGCCGAAGCGGGCGTGGCCGACGTGGGTGCTGTCCAACCACGACAACCCCCGCCACCGGACCAGGTACGGATCGGAGGCCCGGGCCCGGGCGGCGGCGGTGCTGCTGCTCACCCTGCGGGGGACCCCGTTCCTGTACCAGGGGGAGGAGCTGGGCCTGGAGGACGCCGTCGTGGCCCCCGACCGCCAGGTGGACCCGGGTGGGCGGGACGGGTGCCGGGCCCCGATCCCGTGGGAGGCGGGGCCGGCCCACGGCTGGCCCGTGCCGGCCGAGCCCGGCGCCGAGGCGGACGAGCTGTGGCTGCCGTGGCCCCCGGACGCGGAGCGGCGCAACGCCGCCGCGATGCGGGAGGACCCGGCGTCGATCCTCCACCTCTACCGGAGGGTGCTGGCGCTCCGGCGGGGGTCTGCCGCCCTCCGCCTCGGGACCTGGGAGGAGCTGCCCGCCCCCGACGGCGTGCTGGCCTACCGGCGCCGCCACGAGTCCGACGCCCGGGTGGTCCTCGTGAACTACACCGGGGCGGCGGTGCCCGTGACCGTTCCCGGCCCCGAGGCCCTGGTGCAGGTCAGCTCACTCGGGCGCGGCGAGGGTGTCGCCTACGGCGGGCGGCTGGAGCCCGACGAGGCGGTCGTCCTCGGCTGACCCCCCGGCCGCGCCAGGCCCGGGCCCGGCCAGGGAGTCCCGGGACGCGGGCCGGTGGGAGCGCTCCTCCAGCACCAGCCCGCCCCGGCCGTCGAAGGCCAGCGCCGCCGCTCCCCCGGCCAGGGCGGCCACCTGTGCGCCGACCACCTCGTGCCGCCAGCCCTGGTCCAGGCGGGACGGGCGCCCCGACAGCAGGTCGGCCAGGTCGGCCCGGGTGGCGAGCAGGTTGGCGTCGACCTCGAGGTCGGTGGCGAGCTGGCCCACCCACGCCGCCGCCAGGGCCACCGCCGGCCGGCGGGTGCGGTCGACCGCCGCCTCGGGCGGGGTGCGCAGCTCCGACGCCGGCAGCTCCAGGCCCCGCTTTACGGCGGCGAGGACGCCGGCCTCGGTCTCCCGGCCGAGGTGGCGGCGGTCCAGGCCCCGCACCTCGGACAGCTCCTCCCGGTTCCGGGGCGGCCGGTGGGCGATCGACGCCAGGGCCATGTCGGGCAGGACGTGGCGGGCCGGGATGTCGAGCTGGGCCGCCCGGCGCTCCCGCCACGCCGCCACCTCCTGGGCCACGCTCCGGGACCGGGCCCGCAGCTGGCGGGCGTCGCGCATCTTCCACCACGCCTGCTCGGGGATGCCGGCCTGGCGCCGCCCGGCCAGCAGCTCGGCGCACTCCTGCACCGCCCACTGGCGGCGGCCCACGTCGTCCAGCCGGGCCAGCAGGACCTGGTGCAGCTCGAGCAGGTGGGCCACGTCGGCCGCCGCGTACCGGCGCTGGGGCGCGGTCAGGGGCCGGCGGGTCCAGTCGGTGAGCCGGTCGCTCTTGGGCAGGTTCCGCCCGAGGAGGGACTCGACCAGCCGGGACAGCGAGGGGGTGGCCATCCCGAGGAAGCCGGCGGCCACCTGGGTGTCGAACAGCCGGGACGGGGCCACCCCGCAGGCCAGCTCGAGGACCTCGACGTCCTGGTCCCCGGCGTGGGCCACCATCGTCCCCGGGCCCGCCAGCACCTCGGCCAGGGGCGCCACGTCGACGGCCAGGGGGTCGACCAGGACCACGCCCTCCTCCGACGCCACCTGCAGGAGGGCCAGGCGGGGGTAGTAGGTGCGCTCCCGGTGGAACTCGGTGTCGAGGGCGTAGAGCTCGAGGCCGGCCCAGCGCCGGCACAGCTCGGCGAAGCGCCCCGGCTCCTCCACCCACTCGTGCGCCCCTCCGTCGGAGGGGGCGGGCCCGGGCTCAGCCACCGTAGGACATCCGGGTGTCCTCCATCCGCAGGACAGGCGTGTCCTCGGGCCGGTTGAACCCGGCCGCCGCGACCTCCCCGGCGAACAGGGTGTGGCTGCCGGCGTCGAGGCTCCGCTCCACGCGGCAGTCGAGCCACGCCACCGCCGCCGCCAGGATCGGGGCTCCGGTCACCGCCTCGGTGTAAGGGAAGCCGTTGAGGGTCCGGGCCGCGAGGTCGGCGTCGGCCGGCTTGACGAACTTGCGGACCAGCGTCCGGTCCTCCCGGGCCAGCACGTTGAGGGAGAAGGCGCCCCCGGCCTCGATCAGCTCGTGGGTGACGGCGCCCCGCTCGACGCTGACGCCGAGCAGCTTGGGGTCGGTCGCCAGCTGGGTGGCCCAGTTGCAGGTCATCCCGTTGAGCCGGTCCCCCGCCCGGCTGCCGACGATGTAGAGACCCGATGGCATCGACCACAGGACCCGCCGGCGCAGGCGGTCGTACTCGTCCGGGTCGGCCCCGGCGGGGAACGGGCCGACGGGCCCGGCCGCCGGCTCAGGCATCGTCCGCCAGCGGCCACTCGGGGTCGAGCTGGCGCAGGAAGGTGGCGCACCGGTCGGCCTCGGACGCCTCCCCGATGGCGACGGCCGCCCGGCGCAGCCCGTCGAGGCAGCGGAGGAAGCCCCGGTTGGACGGGTGGCGGCCCCGCACGTAGCCCGAGCCCCGCCACCCGGCGGCGCGGAGGGCGTCGAGGCCCCGGTGGTAGCCGACGCGGAAGCAGGCGTAGGCCTCGACGTCGTCGCGGGCCAGGTCCCCGAGCTCGGCCCAGGCGAGGAGGAAGGTGGGATCCCCGGCCACCACCTCGGACACAGCCGCCCGGCGGCGGGCGGCGTCGCGGACCAGCGCCTCGTGGAGCCGGCGCAGGGCGTCGGGCGCGGGGGGCTCGAGGACGGTCTCCGGGGGCCGGGACCCGATGCCCACGGGGCTGTCAGACATGGTGACGACCCTAGGCTCGCCGGGGATGGCGGACTGCCGGTTCTGCGAGATCCTGGCCGGCGAGGTGGCGGCCCACCTGGTGCTGGACGAGGAGCGGGTGGCGGCCTTCCTCGACGTCCGCCCGGTGTTCCCGGGCCACGTGCTGGTCGTGCCGAGGGAGCACCACGAGAACCTGTTGACCCTCCCCGCCGACCTGGTCCCGGTCGTGTTCGGCGCCACCCGGCGGGTGGCCCGCGCCGTCCAGGGCGGCCTCGACGTCCCCGGCACCTTCGTCGGCATCAACAATACGGTGAGCCAGAGCGTGGCCCACCTCCACGTCCACGTGATCCCCCGGCGGTTCAAGGACGGGCTGCGGGGATTCTTCTGGCCCCGGCAGCGCTATGCCGACGACGCCGAGATGGCCGACTGGGCGGCCCGGATCCGCCCTGGAGTGACGGCCGCCGGCGGGGCTGGGGCCCCGCCTGGCGGAGGAGCCGGGGGGTAGGGGACCCGGCGGGATTGTGAATCGTCAGCCGAAGCGGAGCAGGTGGTGGTTGGCCTTGCCCCGGCGCAGCACGACGTAGCGGTCGCTGATCAGGTCGGCGGCGGCGATGCGGGGCTCGGGGCCGCCGGCCCGGCGGTTGTTCACGTAGGCGCCGCCCTGGTCGATGACCTTGCGGGCCTCGGACAGCGAGCTGACCAGGCCCGAGTCGCGCAGCGCCTCGGACACCAGGAGGCCGGAGCCGTCCAGGGCCGAGCGGGGGCGGGTGCTCGACGGGGCGTCGGAGAACACGTCCAGCAGGCTGGACTCGTCCAGTGACGCGATCTCCTCGGTGAACAGGACCGACGCCGCCCGCTCGGCCCGGACCGCCTCGGCCTCCCCGTGGACCAGGGTGGTCACCTCCCGGGCCAGGACCCGCTGCGCCTGGCGCTGCTCGGGGCGCTCGGCCACGGCCGTGTCGAGCTCGGCGATGCGCTCGGGGGGCAGGAACGTGTACCACCGCAGCAGCTTGGGGACCATGGCGTCCTCGCTGCGCACGAGGAACTGGAAGAGGGAGTACGGGCTGGTGCGGGCCGGGTCGAGCCAGACCGTCCCGGTCTCGCTCTTGCCGTACTTGGTGCCGTCGGGGCGCAGCAGCAGCGGCGAGGTGAGCCCGAACGCCTCGGTCCCCCGCGACCGGCGGATCAGGTCGATCCCGAGGGTGATGTTCCCCCACTGGTCGGACCCGCCCCCCTGCAGGCGGCACCCGTAGGCGTCGAAGAGGTGGAGGAAGTCGTAGGACTGCAGCAGCATGTAGCTGAACTCGGTGAACGAGATCCCCTGCTCCCGCTCGTCGAGCCGGGAGCGCACCGACTCCTTGGCGATCATCTGGTTGACGGTGAAGTGCTTGCCGACGTCGCGGAGGAACTCGATCAGGCCGAGGGAGCCCAGCCAGTCGAGGTTGTCGGCCAGGACGGCCTGGCCCGGTCCCGGGGAGAAGTCGAGGATCCCCTCCAGCTGGGCGCGCACCCCCGCCACGTTGGCGCGCACCTCGTCCTCGGTGAGGAGCGCCCGCTCCGTCTCCCGGCCGCTGGGGTCCCCGATCAGGCCCGTCCCCCCGCCCGCCAGCGCGATGGGCCGGTGCCCGGCGCCCTGCAGCCGGCGCAGCAGGAGCATGGGGATGAGGCTGCCGAGATGCAGGCTGTCCGCCGTCGGGTCGAAGCCGATGTAGGCGGTGAGGCGCTCGGCCGCCATGCGCTCCGCCAGCCCGGGGTCGGTGACCTGGTGGACCAGGCCCCGGAACTCGAGGTCGGCGAACAGCGGGGCAGGGGCCATCAGGGCAGCAGGCTAGGTTCCTGCGGCGTGTACCCCGGAGCAATTGCCCAGCAGACGCCCGACAAGGCCGCATACATCATGGGTGCCACGGGTGAGACCGTCACCTACGCCGAGCTCGACGCCCGGTCCAACCAGGTAGCCCACCTGCTGCGCGCCCGCGGCCTGCGCCGCGGGGACTCGGTGGCCATCCTGATGGAGAACAACGCCCGCTACTTCGAGGTGCTGTGGGCGGCGCAGAGGTCGGGCCTGTACTACACGACGATCAGCTCCCGGCTCACCGCCCCGGAGGTGGCCTACATCCTCCAGGACTGCGGCGCCTCCGCCCTGGTGACGTCCCGGAGCCTGGCCGAGGTGGCGCGGGAGGCGGTGGCGGAGACGCCGGCGGTGCACACCCGGCTCGTGTGCCTCGGCACCGTCGAGGGCTTCGAGTCCTACGAGGAGGCGGTGGCGGCCCAGCCCACCGCGCCGATCGACGACGAGTCCGAGGGCGGCGACATGCTGTACTCGTCGGGCACCACCGGCCGGCCCAAGGGGGTGCGCCTTCCCCTCCCCGAGGGACCGGTGGGCCAGCCCTCCGGCGTGTACCTGCTCGGCGTGGGCCTGTACGGGCTCACCGCCGACAGCGTGTACCTCTCCCCCGCCCCGCTGTACCACGCCGCCCCGCTCCGCTTCACGATGAGCTGGATGCGCGGCGGGGCCACGGTCGTGGTCATGGAGCACTTCGATCCCGTCGAGCTGCTGCGCCTGGTCCAGGCCTACCTGGTCACCCACATCCAGATGGTGCCGACGATGTTCGTGCGGTTGCTCAAGCTCCCCGAGGAGGAGCGGCGGGGCTACGACACGTCGAGCCTGCAGGTGGTGATCCACGCCGCCGCCCCGTGCCCGATACCGGTGAAGCGGGAGATGATCGAGTGGTGGGGGCCGGTGATCCACGAGTACTACGCCGGCACCGAGGGCAACGGCTTCACGGCCATCGACTCCAAGGACTGGTTGGAGCACCCCGGGTCGGTCGGCAAGGCCATCCTCGGCACCATCCACATCGTCGACGAGGACGGGACCGAGCTGCCGCCGGGCGAGGCCGGGACCGTCTACTTCGAGGGCGGGGCCACCTTCGAGTACCACAACGACCCCGAGAAGACGGCGGCGAGCCGCAACGACCGGGG
This window harbors:
- a CDS encoding HRDC domain-containing protein, with protein sequence MAEPGPAPSDGGAHEWVEEPGRFAELCRRWAGLELYALDTEFHRERTYYPRLALLQVASEEGVVLVDPLAVDVAPLAEVLAGPGTMVAHAGDQDVEVLELACGVAPSRLFDTQVAAGFLGMATPSLSRLVESLLGRNLPKSDRLTDWTRRPLTAPQRRYAAADVAHLLELHQVLLARLDDVGRRQWAVQECAELLAGRRQAGIPEQAWWKMRDARQLRARSRSVAQEVAAWRERRAAQLDIPARHVLPDMALASIAHRPPRNREELSEVRGLDRRHLGRETEAGVLAAVKRGLELPASELRTPPEAAVDRTRRPAVALAAAWVGQLATDLEVDANLLATRADLADLLSGRPSRLDQGWRHEVVGAQVAALAGGAAALAFDGRGGLVLEERSHRPASRDSLAGPGPGAAGGSAEDDRLVGLQPPAVGDTLAAPE
- a CDS encoding flavin reductase family protein, with the protein product MPEPAAGPVGPFPAGADPDEYDRLRRRVLWSMPSGLYIVGSRAGDRLNGMTCNWATQLATDPKLLGVSVERGAVTHELIEAGGAFSLNVLAREDRTLVRKFVKPADADLAARTLNGFPYTEAVTGAPILAAAVAWLDCRVERSLDAGSHTLFAGEVAAAGFNRPEDTPVLRMEDTRMSYGG
- a CDS encoding HIT family protein produces the protein MADCRFCEILAGEVAAHLVLDEERVAAFLDVRPVFPGHVLVVPREHHENLLTLPADLVPVVFGATRRVARAVQGGLDVPGTFVGINNTVSQSVAHLHVHVIPRRFKDGLRGFFWPRQRYADDAEMADWAARIRPGVTAAGGAGAPPGGGAGG
- a CDS encoding alpha-amylase family glycosyl hydrolase — protein: MSTEPRSGGSRWWREAVCYEVYVPSFGRGRPLGADAGLPMAGGRPAGDLEGIRAHLDHLAWLGADVVWLTPFYPSPLADFGYDVADYCDVNPLFGSLADFDALVAGAHDRGLRVIVDWVPNHSSSAHPWFVESRSSRRSPKRDWYVWRDGDPSRPPNNWTATFVGGPAWTWDEASEAWYLHLFLPEQPDLNWANPEVEAAMTDVVRFWLDRGVDGFRIDVVHGLGKDPAFPDAPEDVAAVPWSAQNDQESTHGILRRLRQVVDSYPGERFLVGEVFLLSTAKVARYYGDDDELHLAFNFPPLFAPWEEEAWKRRIERVQEELEPKRAWPTWVLSNHDNPRHRTRYGSEARARAAAVLLLTLRGTPFLYQGEELGLEDAVVAPDRQVDPGGRDGCRAPIPWEAGPAHGWPVPAEPGAEADELWLPWPPDAERRNAAAMREDPASILHLYRRVLALRRGSAALRLGTWEELPAPDGVLAYRRRHESDARVVLVNYTGAAVPVTVPGPEALVQVSSLGRGEGVAYGGRLEPDEAVVLG
- a CDS encoding DUF3151 family protein — translated: MSDSPVGIGSRPPETVLEPPAPDALRRLHEALVRDAARRRAAVSEVVAGDPTFLLAWAELGDLARDDVEAYACFRVGYHRGLDALRAAGWRGSGYVRGRHPSNRGFLRCLDGLRRAAVAIGEASEADRCATFLRQLDPEWPLADDA
- a CDS encoding AMP-binding protein, whose protein sequence is MYPGAIAQQTPDKAAYIMGATGETVTYAELDARSNQVAHLLRARGLRRGDSVAILMENNARYFEVLWAAQRSGLYYTTISSRLTAPEVAYILQDCGASALVTSRSLAEVAREAVAETPAVHTRLVCLGTVEGFESYEEAVAAQPTAPIDDESEGGDMLYSSGTTGRPKGVRLPLPEGPVGQPSGVYLLGVGLYGLTADSVYLSPAPLYHAAPLRFTMSWMRGGATVVVMEHFDPVELLRLVQAYLVTHIQMVPTMFVRLLKLPEEERRGYDTSSLQVVIHAAAPCPIPVKREMIEWWGPVIHEYYAGTEGNGFTAIDSKDWLEHPGSVGKAILGTIHIVDEDGTELPPGEAGTVYFEGGATFEYHNDPEKTAASRNDRGWSTLGDVGYLDGDGYLFLTDRKAYMIISGGVNIYPQEAENVLVTHPRVMDVAVFGVPNADFGEEVKAVVQPVDMAMAGPELERELIAYCRSKLADIKCPRS
- the tyrS gene encoding tyrosine--tRNA ligase; the protein is MAPAPLFADLEFRGLVHQVTDPGLAERMAAERLTAYIGFDPTADSLHLGSLIPMLLLRRLQGAGHRPIALAGGGTGLIGDPSGRETERALLTEDEVRANVAGVRAQLEGILDFSPGPGQAVLADNLDWLGSLGLIEFLRDVGKHFTVNQMIAKESVRSRLDEREQGISFTEFSYMLLQSYDFLHLFDAYGCRLQGGGSDQWGNITLGIDLIRRSRGTEAFGLTSPLLLRPDGTKYGKSETGTVWLDPARTSPYSLFQFLVRSEDAMVPKLLRWYTFLPPERIAELDTAVAERPEQRQAQRVLAREVTTLVHGEAEAVRAERAASVLFTEEIASLDESSLLDVFSDAPSSTRPRSALDGSGLLVSEALRDSGLVSSLSEARKVIDQGGAYVNNRRAGGPEPRIAAADLISDRYVVLRRGKANHHLLRFG